The stretch of DNA CCATTGTCTGTGGGAAGCTTGTTCCCCCTGCGGATGCTTGTGGCTTGTTTTCTGGAATGATGACATCATGCTGAGATGTAGATGAGTGCAAGTGGCTAATATTTCATAGACTGCTTTGTCCTTGCGACATGGGCTTCAGTGACGCAGAAGCCTGTTCCTTGGTTGTGAAAAGGGGACTTGAGTCTAAAAGCATTGCACTGGCATTAAATAGTTACGGTCGCTGTCTCACTGCTTGCTCTTTCAGAAGAGccctttggaattaaaaaaaatagtatttgatggaaagcttttccttttttagaacATTTCAAGGGAAAACGTGTATTTAAAATTACAGCACGGTGGCAAATGCTGATTTATGCCTTAACATCTTAGAAGATGCAGGCCCTCGTGCCCACTGTAGCTCATAAAACACTGATGAAAGGGTTTAGCGTGGTTCACGCGTACCAGGGCTGAGCGTGAGCCTGCACAGCGCACGAAGCCGAGGGCGGGTCGTCGGTCCCTGCTGTGGGGGCCGTGGCTGAGGCTGGGGCCGGCAGCggagggacgggacgggaggggcggggaggggaccgGAGGGGACCggagggaaggggcggggcggggcgggcaccgGCCACCGCCCCCAAGCGCCTTTTGAAAGTAACCAAAGTTTCCAATCCTTCCAGCAGGCGCGTTTTGGCGGCGCTGATTGGTGGAGCCCCCCGCGGCACGTGAGCGGCAGCCAATGGGGTGGCCGCATGGGGCCGGGCTGGGGAGAGCGGCCGCTGCCGGCGCGGAGCTCCGCGGTCTCGGCGGCGGTGAGAGAGCGGGGCTGACCTGCGCCGCCCGGCAGGCTggcgggagggcaggcagcgctCTGGGGCTTGCCGCTCTGGCGGACCGCCCTTGCCGCGTGTAGAGGAGGGAAGGGCGGTTTCGGTGCGGCGCAACCCCTCCTGGTGTCCCTCGTCCTGCGGTAGTAACTGGGTAAGGGGTCGGGGGAGGCAAGGGGAGACGGAGCTGGGACCCTGCCTGCCCGCGGCTTCCCGCATCCTTCTTTGCCAACCTGAATCTCCTTCTGCTTCTGGAGTTGCTCCCGCggctgctggtggggaggggaagggagcgtGGGAACCGTGCCTGCTGGCTTAGCTCCCTCCCGGCTTCGTGCTGCGAATGGGAATGGGAAGCCCCAGAGCGCTGCCTAGCTGACCTCTTGGCTTGCAGCTGGATGCATCAAGGTCAGGCATTTCAAGAGAGAAGACTTCGCGGAGTTTCCTTGGGAATTACTGGAAACTCGAAAGTATTGGAGCTGGGCTGGTATCTGAAAAGATGAGGGCTTTGCTGAATTAAGCCTTTTGGTAGGGAAGACCCTGAGAAGATGATAACTCTTTTCAGTGCTGACTGTGGGATTCTGTAATAGTCCTGGCACTCTGATgacctcttccttttctttctctcttgtggtgattttcttttgtattgcttaaacaaaagaaaataggcCCTTATGTTACAGAAGACCCTTGCAAGGGGActcttttaagaaaatgtaattttcatagGATGGGAATGCAACTTTTCAGGAGCaaaaggggtttttgttttggttaagagttaggaaaaaaatgtctaaTAGGAGCTTCGTCATCTCTGCCATGGATAATTCAGTAGTATTTATGGTACTGTTTTACTTTTAGTTTTTTATTACAATATGAATTGCTCTGACTCAAACCATCAGGCATTGCTACAAAGATAGGCCAACATTGTTCACCAAGCTAaaatgttgtgttgttttgttttttaaaaaagaagtatttggtaTGCAGGATTGTTTTGAGTCCTTTATTCTATGACTGAAACAGGATCTAAGTTGAGGTCCTCATGAATTTGGTGAACTCGGACTCTGATCCCCAAATTGAAGTTCCTTCAATAATTTAATGTGTggcttttcttaatgttttcttccttaagaATTTTGCAATTCTGCTCTCACTTGTATGAAATTGTTTCCTGCAACGTTTATGCTGAGGTATTTTTCTCCTTGCAGAATTCTGTTCCCCACCCATGAACACTTCCACTTCCTGTATGATGTAGAGGTTTTGTAATGTCTGTGACCAGCACTTGGGCTGCTTGCACGCAGGAAGTCTGGCCAGATGTCTCTTCTGGCTTCATGTGTTCAAAACCAAATAAGGTGCAGCCAATGTGTGCCTGCTAGAGACTGTGACTTTCTCTCCTTGTTGTCTCCACATTTGCCAATGTTTAACAAAACATTGCTAAAACCTCCTTCACCCCCTTGCCCTCCCCCCTTTTGTAGTGAGCCTAGACAATGAGAAGTTCCTAATTGCTTTAATTAATTACTTTCCAGGCATTTTGCATACTGTCTCCAAGCTGTTGAAAAACAAGGGGAGCTGTTAAAGAAtcaagcaggggaaaaaaacaaaaagtcaaaGCCCTACCCTTTCTGCAGGCAGTTTAGAAAGATTTATGtgagtggtttttgttttttttaaacaaatttcagaaaatcAAAAAAAGCTTTAATACTTTGTCTAAaacttgggatttttcttttcagtttaagtTTGTGCCTTGCATCTTTGGTTAGTTTGAAAATCCCTGTAAGCTAAGATGTAGTGCAGGTGTACAAGGAACCTAATAGGTCTTCCTTGTGTGTTGTGGACAAAAAGCTTGTGCCTGTGGCATGGGACAGTAGTGAAACAATCTCTGCCATGTTGTGTCATCTCTGTAGAATAAGTATAGGTCCACAGTCCTTCCGTGTATTTGCAGTttaacaattaattttaaattgtaagTACTATTTAGTAATGGTAACCATGAAGCAGAGTGTGCTCTTAACAGATAACATCCTTAGTGGGTCCATAATCTCATGTTTACAAAGACATACTTAGAAACCGAAAGGGACGGCATCTTTATGCTTCTGTGAAAGTTATCAAGGTTCTGTGGAACTCTTATAGATATTATAGCTTGGTTAGGAAAAGTTCTTTTGTATGTGACCATACAatcttaaaaaatgcaaattggTACATTCTTTTAGTCCTTCCAAAGTGCAGTGTAAAAACATATGAGCATATTCAACCTTTTGAGGCCAGTGAGAGCTGTGTCTTTTGGTTCCAAATGTCTTGCACTCCTTCATCTTTATTTTGTCTGACTTCTTTTTGTTGACTGTCTGAACACAAATATAGGATTTATTATACTGCTTGTGTCAGAAGAATTCCTCTTTGGAGACTTctgaagtatattttaatttgtgtAGCAAAACCAGGCATACCCTGGGTGGAATCTCTGTTCttgaagaaatacagaaactTCCTGTTCTCTGAGTGGTGAGAAATAACCATCTCAAGGAAACTCTGGCTTGCTGTTCTCTGGAGTAGTTTGACCACACTAATGGATGCCGGTCCTTCTTGGTTTCTCATTGCACCTGCATCACTTCTTTGTGTCTGAccctccctccctgtccctcatctgtaaaagagaaaactttttttctttacaaatgtgCTGTAAGGATTGGTGTGCGTGTACACAGTGCCTTGAGTATAAGGACACGCTCATTAACATCAAAGGCACTTTCAGTTTGCTTAAAAATAGTAGAGAAGATGTGTTGTAAACTATCCTAGGTCAAGAATGTTAATTATGCTTGGtcgtgattttctttttaatgggcaAGGGTACTATTTGGAAAATCACTCCTCCTTACTAatgctccttttcctctctttttcccccaGTGCATACTTGTGTAAATACATACAAAGAGCAGCAGCCTTGAGACTTCTTGCTGGAAGAAGTGGTTTTATTTGTTAGAAGAAAGACATGTAGCTTTGTCTAATTAACATTTTGTGTCaagaattataaaaaataaagcttagtAACTTTTCCTCTCACCTGCCAGCTCCCCTTCTAAGTAACGGTGTAATTTCTGTGAGTGTGTAGCTGATACTGTGCATTGAGGTGTGTGCTGTGACACACTTAGCTGTGACAGCTGCTTATTCTTTGCTCAATAATCTCCTGAAAGTCGCCTAGGCTGTGCAAAGGACTTGTGCCTTGCAGCACTGCTTGGGTGTGTAAGAATTGGGCTTTAGATCCCCAGACTACTCTGAGTACTTGATACTGTTGTCTTAGTAGAGGTAAGAACTACTTATGTTTGTCTCAGTAGAGTTACCAGATAGATGGCTGTTAATCCTGTTTAAACCAGGTGATTTTCTGGAGAGGACAGTCCGAACACAGGTTATGAATAATGTTTTCCATTGAGTTCAATAGATGTGCAGTGGATGCACATTTTCTTTAGCTATGACATGCTGCTCAGAAGGTCTACTCCAGCATTTCCTAAGTATCATAAAGAAGAAGAGTAGAAGGCAGAACTGATGTCTAAATGATCTTTGAAGGCTTTGgctaattttttcttctttattccatCAGGATTACCTCtaggaaatgtttttctcagtagATCTGGAGCTGAAATTTGGTAGAACGACTGTGTTTCCTCAGTCATTAAATTTCAGGGATACAGTTTTCTGACAACTGCCATTGTCATGAATTGTTCAGCTCCACCTTTATTTATTGTCCTTGATCTATTTGGGTTTCTGTTAAATTGATAATGTCTATGTGGAATCTTTGCCTCACCCAGGGTTGCACATGGGCAGGTTATCCAGAGCATTAGCTCTGATGTTTCTCCATTGTCAAGACTAACTCCTATAAAATGATATTTGCTAGTTACCTGTTTATTAGAGTGCATCATGCACATCAGAGGGCATTTATTTAATTGTGGTGTCTAGATACTTAAGTCTTCAAGTGGGAGTGACCAACTTAGGGTTCTTGATTCCCCTGTGGTTCTTTCATGTGTTGTTCCCATTTGGGACTAAGTCCTGTGACTGGGTTTATGCTGGCACAGGGACAGCTGGATGGTCTGGATTGCTCACTGGGTTGCTGCAATCTATCTGCATACCTAGTCCAGCCAGGTGGTATGCTACCAAAGCCTCTGTGGAGTTTTTATCCTCACTTCTCTGAGAATTTCTGGAGCTCCCTTCTCCCATGGCTCTCTGAGGTATCCAGGTATATTGTGGCTCTCAGCCATATATGGATTATGATATTTCAGATTTAAAGACAGGTAGTTTTGTCTATGTTGACCTAGCAAGAAATTTTTCACATGTCCAGCAGTTATGTCGACAAAAAGCTTAGGTGTTCCTGGAAATGTTAATGCAGGAAATTAGCATCTTGAGTACCTTCTCTGTGTCTTTTTGAagtttctctttaatttcagGGTAAGTGTCGTTGGGGTTGTTGAAATTGACCCTAATTGGACTGGTTTTGGAGCTGAAGCTGTGCCTGAGATGTCTTCTCTTTCACTTGTGTTCTGTGTGTGTTGGCACAGCTGCGGCTAAAGTTTGAGGTTTGGTGCCCTGTGCTATGTAGTCAGAGAGTGGGGAAGGTGCTCACTGCTGGGGGTGTGGTGTAAGCATGCAGCAGCCTTGGGAGAACTGGGGAAAGGGACCTGATTACTCGGTAGTGAGTCTTTCACATTTATGGTATATCCAGCGGAGCCTTGTCAAGGCTGGTCTTTAGTTTGGTCTCCAAGTGTGCAGTGACTTCCTGGGAGGAGGGGTGCACTGCTGAGCTGCAAAAAGTACTGAGGTATATCACTGCATTAGCTCTTATGCTTGATCCTTTAATTTTCCAGGGGGGGGAAATGAAACAGGAGTTTTAAACTTTGAGGACTTATCATGGAAGACTCGGAAGGACATCACTTCAGCTCAGTGGAAGAGGAAACCAGATACTGGAAAGAGCTGGCTATGAAATACAAGCAGTGGTAAGGCAGTGGCTTCATTCCTCTAAGTTGTTTGATAGAGTGCGTAAACACTGCATGTGAAGACGTAGATAGCACCACATAGGGAAGTACATTCAAGGTGATTCAGCTATCTTGAGTGGTAGCAATAGCAATGCTTCTGCATAAACTACAGCAGCCCAGAGTCCTTTATGCTTATTTGAGCAGTGAATCTGTGCTGCTGTGGTGCTGCTGGTTTTGGTCCCTGCTCTTGGTCCCGGTTTGAGTAGGACTGTGTGTGCTGAAATTGTGCCTCTGACTGCAGTCTGTGGGCAGCCTGGGTAAACATAACTCACTGCGGAAGCTTGTTGGGGGTGGGTGATCCGGGCCATTGCATACAGAGAGATGCTGCTGTTCACTCTTTATCTCTCTGTGTGCATCAAGAATGCTTTGACAGCACGTAGATGAAGGAGGATCCCTGGCTGAGAATGGACATACTTTGCTCAGTATGTTGCTCTAAATGCAGTAAAgggtgaaaaaaatccaaactttttAGATGCTGATATTGGTCGGTCCTTTCTTAGACGAGGTGTTTAGACCTTTCAGTGCTGCTTGTTTAGCTTGCTGGAAGATTATTTCAATAGAATTGTTATATAAGAATATAAGAACATCTTTCCTtccatcttcctctttttttcattttttattgttaattGCAAATGGCTTTGTacatatttccaaataaataattGAATAACAGATTAAATATGCAGATGGCAGTGGACAATGTACAAGCTAAAGAGACTCCACGTGTCCTCATCATCTATAGTGTGAAGACAGACTTTGggatttttctatttatttgggcttttttatttgtttaccaATTTGCTATGGGGTGGCTTTCCATGCTTGAGTGGGACAAATTTGCATATGGTCCTCTCTTCCTGTTGAATATGTATGTTGGAGAAGGGCATAAAGCCTTTTATGTTAAggggcagtatttttttttttactttgagtatacaagagatattttttttctttgttcattatGATGAGTGCTGTTGCTGGAATTGCTCTCTAGTGCTGAAAATACACAGGAGGAATTGCGTGAATTCCAAGAAGGGAGTCGAGAGTATGAAGCTGAACTGGAGACTCAGCTGCAGCAAACAGAGTCCAGAAACAGAGACCTTCTGTCAGAAAACAATCGTCTGCGAATGGAACTGGAGTCAGTGAAGGTAAGAGTGGATGATGCATGTAGTATCCGTACATCCTAAGTGCAAAGGTGAATGAGACAGGCATGTGCAGATTCAGCTTGCCCTTGTGGACGGGGACCTTCAGCATTACAGAGAAATtgaacagaaaactgcaaaaaagaaagtcttgaaaaattaagaaatatcaATCTGTTGTCTGCTTTGAGGGTGCTGGATACCTTGGTAATGTTCCTGAACCCCTGTTTGCAAGTTGCGGCTATGTGTCAGGACAGATTTGAGAAGGGAGAAAATTGTTTGCAGTAGAGTGGAGAGTAAACATGAACATAACAGAGCTGCTGTTCTATTCCTTCTTTCATATACTTAGTGCttttgtttgcagctttcctgctGTCTGCACTGCGCAGACACAGATAGTATTGCAGAACAATCAAAATACAAACATTCCAGCTGTGTTCTTGCATTACATAAGAAAACTCAGTAGTTTTAAACCCTTTTTACATAGTTGTTTATTTATTATCTGGCATTCCAGATAAGCTGGGAAGCAGCAGCCGCTGGGTAACACATAGAACTGGGCAGCGTAAAACAGTTTCAGTCCTGGTTTTGTTACTGAATCTGTcttacttggggaaaaataatttaccCTCTTTACACTTGGTTAGCCTTCTGTGAAACTAAGAACCAGCTGAAAAGCATTAACTTCCATAATTATAAAACATAAGGGATATGAATTTACTGAGATGGAACATCTTACCAGAGTGACTTAAGAAATAATGAAGCTAAATAGAGTATGAAAAGTGATGAGTCTGCCTCATTTCAGTCTCATTAAAGACGCTGCTAGTCCCCTGTGCTGGCTGACAGGTTTAGGAAATACTGGTAAGTTTTcttaaacttgaaaaaaaattgtcactgaAATTGGTGTGCCTTTTTAAAGTTTGATCATGTTGGCCTTTTGCTTAAAAGTGAGGTATAGTCACCCGGGAAACACCACGCTGTATTTTGTAGGGCTAGGTCAATATCTGTGGAAGCAGAGATTAATTTAATTACACTTCTTCTACTCAATTGGATGCAATAATGAGCTAATGGGAGTGAAGGTATTTGTGTAAGTGATTAATCGCCGGATTAATCCAGGTTTGCAATGCCTTTTGTCTAAACTGTTGTCCAAATTACTGTCTTAAGGAAATACGCTTCCGTTCCAGGCAGATGTCCTGCCCCTCTGGCACCAACTTAGTGATTCTCCTCCCCTCCGCCACCCTACTTTTTGATAGCAAAACCTCCAAGGCTTGTTTCATTGTATTTGTTATGTTGCACTGATCTTTGTTCTTCTTGTATTAGCGCCTTAGCAGTATGAAATGCTCTGCATTGTATGGAGTATTGGTCTGCTGTTCCATGTAGCCACATAAACCCATGGAAGCTGATGGGTTTATGGAGAAGGCATaagtttgacaaaaataaaacctgcagCTCACTAATTGAGGAGGGTGTGgactattttctttctctagagGGGCTAGGATGAGAGGAGGGAACAATGAACCAGCCAAAGCAGTCAAGAATGAAAATAGTAGGAAACAACATAGAACCTCAAAAAGTGGAGGGTAAACAAATTTTAGAAAATCTTGAATTATTGTTCACAGTAGATAACTTTATTAAAACATATTCTGCTTGAAACAAACCTTTTAACAATTGGCTATTCATGCAGCCTGAAAACTGCAGTAACAGCCTGCAGTGAAGGAACAGAGACTCCATTGATGGCCAGATCAGCTGATAGTTTATTACAATTGGCTAAAAACAAAGACTCAAACCTTGCAGTTCTGGTCTTTTATCTGAATCAATTCAAGAGCAAAGCATTAAATTCGTGAAGCTATTGAGCAGCAGTGTTAACTGAGCCCATCAGGAGTTGGTGTCTGCATCTGGGTCAACACTAGTGAACTTTGCCAGGCCCACACAGCTTGTGCTTTGTGCTTACCAGCCTAGTGTGTGTGCTTGCTCCCCTCTCAGACACCAGAGTTCACATTacctaaaaataaatggaaataatactTTGGAGGGTTTGTTTAGAGAGTCCTAAAAAGCTAGTTGAAAGTAATCTGCCTGTTAGAGCTTGGGGGCTCTTAAGTTCAGCATGTAACTATGCTTCAGAGATCCAGAATTATGGCAGTGTCACTACACTATAATCAAATAAGAATTCCTTAATTCAGAATGGGtatctctttccctcctccttgtcTATGCATTTCATGTGCTAAAATAGCTGTCTTCAAATTATCAGTCATGCTAGACTGATGGCATGCATGACTGATAGTCATGCCATTGTTTTCAAATTCCAGTGCATGGATTTGTTTTTAGTGACTTCAAGTGTGTTGTACTTAAATTCTGGATGGAGAAAGCACTTAAGGAATGCTACTTATACAGCAATCTTGGAgtttcaaaaaaatctctggcaTGTTGAAGTGATCTGATAGCACGGTGACGGAGTGTAAAGCATTGCAGTAGATGGTGTGCTCTGAAACTTTCCCTGTCACATGATGTGGAGCTAACTCCACATATAGCAGTAATAGCAGGAGAGAGATATTTGATGGAGAAGCTaacccttcctccctgcctgtgCCTCTCTTAAATGTACCCTTGTGTACATGCTGTAAAGGGAGACAGAGTTTGTTTTAGGTTCACATCCAAAGCACGTTGCATAACTGCACCTGAAATGTTTTGTGATCTAGAACTCTGAACCTGCTTTGGGCTAATAAAACCACAGGGGCAGTGGAGAATCCTGCTGGTTCCACAGCAGTATGTAGCAGTGTCACGcttgcatatattttttttcttgttatttaggCTCTGAAGTACTGCTTGACTTTTTATTAGAGTTGAAAATAAGTGGCTTCTCTTGCATCCTGCTTTGCGTGTTGCTAAAGCTCTTGGGACTCAGAAATTATGCTAAGCCTCGCTGTCTGGGAGAGCAAGGAATGGCCCTGTGCTGTGGAGGTTGGGAACTGCTCCCCAGCACCATTGTTTGAGAAGGAGTGACAGGAAGGGCTCTTGTCTGCTGGCAGCCCAGAAGTATGTGAGCAACTGGCTTTGTTGGCATTTTACCATATGTAAGGTGATGTTTCTCAAAAAACTTCACAGCATTTGCCTCTGCCTTTAAAGGGGCTCAGACAAGAAGGAGAATGTGCATTGCTAAGTCACTGATACGCTGTTTGATTTGCCTTTGATTAGGAAAAGATAGAAATGCAGCATTCAGAAGGATACAGGCAAATCTCTGCGCTGGAAGATGACTTGGCACAGACAAAAGCTATTAAAGATCAACTTCAGAAATACATTCGAGAACTTGAGCAAGCAAATGATGACTTGGAAAGAGCAAAAAGGTGACCCATCTTCTGCGttctctttttccacctctgttctGTCCTGTGAGCATGATGTCACTGAGCTGAGCTGTTTGTGATGCTGTGCTCGTTAGCACTGCCATTCTGAACTAATCACTTAGGTGATGATTGTGGTGAAGAGGTTTGTGGCAGATGGGAAATGcgatagatttttttcccttccactccCCCCACGGCACTCTTTCATATCTTacaagctaaaataaaaaataataataaaaggaagCAAACCACACAAATGCAACATTATCCCTTTTCTTGTGAGAGAGGGAGTTCCTCTATGTGCTTGAAGGATCTGGTAGTGACATCTTGTGCACTCTTTTTCAGAGCCACTATAATGTCTCTGGAGGATTTTGAACAGCGTTTAAACCAGGCTattgaaagaaatgcttttctggagAGTGAGCTGGATGAGAAGGAAAACCTTCTGGAGTCTGTGCAGCGCCTGAAAGATGAAGCTAGAGGTTAGACAGAAATTATTTGTATCattccctttctcccctcctgGCTTGTAGCTGTTCAGCCCTCTCCATATATCTTAGAGCTTGGCTTTTAAGTTGCATATTTTAAATCTGCTATCTGAAATGTGGAAGCAAATGAGGAAGCTTCAAGACTGTTCCCACACACACGTTGAACTCCTAACCTTGTTCCAGAACAGCTCACAGAAGCTGTTCCAGCCTTCTCCTAATCTGTGGTTATGCTTCAGGGCCTTAAGGGGTTAAGAAGAGCCAGTCCAGTTGGGGCATGTGCTGATCTGGCTTCCTGCAACCCATGAAGGTCAGCTTTAATAACCATTAATCTCATTGTTTCCTGGTCTATGAAAAGTGGAGTCAACGAAACACTGATGCGGCAGTAAAACAGGAAGGCTGTGACTAACTTCTAGTTACCTTTGAATAAGGTGCTAGCTTCTTGATATCTGTCAATGAGGCTGGGTGAGAAGAGAGAGCTGGAAAAACAccttctatttttaattctgctCAGTTTCTGAGTGGTTTCCATAAGCTACAGCCAGGCTGTGGACAGAAGTGCTCTATCCCTTGGCTAGATAGTGGTGTGGCTTCCACCTGGCCTCAGCTCACGCTTCCTTCATGTGGAAACCAGGGTAGAAGAGAAAAGGGTACAGTAGGTAGGATCTCAACCTGGCAGGGAGCTGGAATGTAGCCAAAGTGTGCCAAGTTGCCTAGCCTCAGTCTTGATGTGTCTCTGCTTACCAGCCTGTAGCATTTGGAAAGGAGTTAATTTCCTGCCTCGAAGGGAGCCCTGTTGAAAGGGTATGAAAATTAAAGCCAGATAATAGCAACTGAACTAATACTACAAAAACATCTTGAGCCACAATCCTAGAAAAGCCTTTAGTGATCCTCGGGATTTTGAACATATGCCTGGAGTAATCTTTACAAGGATGTGA from Calonectris borealis chromosome 16, bCalBor7.hap1.2, whole genome shotgun sequence encodes:
- the NDE1 gene encoding nuclear distribution protein nudE homolog 1; amino-acid sequence: MEDSEGHHFSSVEEETRYWKELAMKYKQCAENTQEELREFQEGSREYEAELETQLQQTESRNRDLLSENNRLRMELESVKEKIEMQHSEGYRQISALEDDLAQTKAIKDQLQKYIRELEQANDDLERAKRATIMSLEDFEQRLNQAIERNAFLESELDEKENLLESVQRLKDEARDLRQELAVQQKQEKPKTPMRTTLETERTDTAVQASLSVPSTPSMHRAPNINIPTPATFRRGLEDSYGATPLTPAARISALNIVGDLLRKVGALESKLASCRNFVYDQSPNRTTVSMYMNRDVLETRLSPHQPLCDTGLVKRLEFGTRPSNIPGPMSHPSQSVVKMLL